The following proteins are encoded in a genomic region of Limosilactobacillus reuteri subsp. reuteri:
- a CDS encoding membrane protein: MKAAHLVEHPKKVNEKKPVIQETKFIDILSKVATVVAILMYVSYISQIKNNLAGNYGAPLQPLVAALNCTLWCIYAYFKQQRDWPVFWANFPGIIFGLITFITCLH; this comes from the coding sequence ATGAAAGCTGCACATTTAGTAGAACACCCCAAAAAAGTAAATGAAAAGAAACCAGTTATTCAAGAGACCAAGTTTATCGACATCTTAAGCAAGGTTGCAACAGTTGTAGCTATTTTGATGTATGTATCTTACATTTCACAGATTAAGAATAATTTGGCCGGAAATTACGGTGCTCCTTTACAACCATTAGTGGCAGCGCTTAACTGTACGTTATGGTGTATTTATGCTTACTTCAAGCAGCAACGTGATTGGCCAGTCTTCTGGGCAAATTTCCCTGGTATTATCTTTGGCTTAATCACTTTTATCACATGTTTACACTAG
- a CDS encoding FAD-dependent oxidoreductase: METVKNIIIGFGKGGKTLAKFLAQHGEQVLVIEKSKQMYGGTCINIACLPSKRLIIEAAHGTSFEDAVDGKNVMTSQLRQKNYQMLASEDNITVLDGTAHFTGNHTIDVQTPDGHTLSYKGERIFINTGATSTIPDIPGLKDSRFLMNSTQAMDQPKLPRELVIIGGGYIGLEFANMFTSFGSHVTVLDHHQTLLPREDDDVAEMVIQNFKDNGVRFEVGVDIKAIGEQDNQAAITFARTDNRETTIFADKILVATGRKPATAALDLQNTDIKVAKNGAIVVDDLLHTSVPNVWAIGDVKGGPQFTYISLDDFRIIKDELFGNKERRISDRLIVPTNVFIEPSLAQVGLTEREAQKQEKDYLLFKMPAAAIPKAKVLKDTRGLLKVLVDPQTNLIIGATLYVQEAQEIINMIVLAMRAKLPYQMLRDQIYTHPTISEAFNDLFKQSVDKKE, encoded by the coding sequence ATGGAAACAGTCAAAAATATTATTATCGGGTTTGGCAAGGGCGGAAAAACACTCGCAAAGTTTCTCGCTCAACACGGAGAACAAGTTCTTGTTATTGAAAAATCGAAGCAAATGTACGGGGGAACCTGCATTAATATTGCTTGCCTTCCCTCCAAACGGCTAATTATTGAAGCTGCTCATGGAACCTCATTTGAAGACGCAGTCGATGGGAAAAATGTGATGACATCCCAACTCCGCCAAAAGAATTATCAAATGTTAGCAAGTGAAGATAATATCACTGTCTTAGATGGAACCGCTCATTTTACTGGTAACCACACAATTGATGTACAAACGCCAGATGGGCATACTCTTTCTTACAAGGGCGAACGTATTTTCATCAATACTGGTGCAACATCAACCATCCCCGACATTCCTGGATTAAAGGATAGTCGTTTTCTTATGAATTCTACTCAAGCGATGGATCAGCCTAAGTTACCACGTGAACTCGTAATTATCGGTGGCGGTTATATTGGTCTTGAATTCGCAAATATGTTCACTTCCTTTGGTTCACACGTCACGGTTCTTGATCACCATCAGACTTTACTACCACGTGAAGATGATGATGTGGCTGAAATGGTAATCCAAAACTTTAAGGATAACGGGGTTCGCTTTGAAGTTGGGGTTGATATTAAAGCGATTGGCGAACAAGATAATCAAGCTGCGATTACTTTTGCCAGAACTGATAATCGTGAAACAACCATTTTTGCTGATAAGATTTTAGTGGCAACAGGCCGAAAACCTGCAACAGCGGCCCTTGATTTGCAAAATACAGATATTAAGGTCGCTAAAAACGGGGCGATTGTTGTCGATGACCTCCTCCACACTAGTGTTCCTAATGTGTGGGCAATCGGGGATGTTAAAGGGGGTCCCCAATTTACTTACATCTCACTTGATGACTTCCGGATCATTAAAGATGAATTATTCGGTAATAAGGAACGCCGAATTAGTGATCGTTTAATTGTTCCTACTAACGTCTTTATCGAACCTTCCCTTGCACAAGTCGGCTTAACAGAAAGAGAGGCGCAAAAACAAGAGAAAGATTACCTGCTCTTTAAGATGCCTGCTGCTGCAATTCCAAAAGCAAAAGTATTGAAGGATACCCGTGGACTGCTTAAGGTATTAGTCGATCCACAAACGAACTTAATTATTGGGGCTACCCTTTATGTCCAAGAAGCACAAGAAATTATCAACATGATTGTTCTGGCAATGCGGGCAAAACTTCCCTATCAAATGCTTCGTGACCAAATCTATACCCACCCAACAATCAGCGAAGCGTTCAATGATTTATTTAAACAATCAGTAGATAAAAAAGAATGA
- a CDS encoding M57 family metalloprotease, with translation MNEINFIFRLLKRIFIIGLLVGGGWLYFNDARVQATANQTAWNVRDRIAKLIGRDDTNSNDNSNLHLNDANNGSSKNEQGPTTEQQTSTQTSIPSTGRWATNQATVYVNTNNAQLDAATNTAIQNWNQTGAFTFKPVNNQSKADIVVTTMNRSDSNAAGLTKTSSNSLTRRFMHATVYLNTYYLTDPSYGYSQERIVNTAEHELGHAIGLDHTNAVSVMQPAGSFYTIQPDDVQAVQKLYANNK, from the coding sequence GTGAACGAGATAAATTTCATTTTTCGACTGCTTAAGCGGATATTTATAATAGGACTTTTAGTAGGTGGAGGATGGCTTTATTTCAACGATGCACGGGTTCAAGCAACGGCGAACCAAACTGCATGGAACGTTCGTGACCGTATTGCTAAGTTAATTGGCAGGGACGATACAAATTCAAACGATAATTCTAATCTGCACTTAAACGATGCAAATAATGGTTCTTCCAAAAACGAACAAGGACCAACGACAGAACAACAAACAAGTACACAAACTTCAATTCCATCTACTGGGCGATGGGCGACTAATCAAGCAACAGTCTATGTAAATACAAATAATGCTCAACTTGACGCAGCTACTAATACCGCAATCCAAAACTGGAATCAAACGGGGGCATTTACATTTAAACCAGTAAACAATCAAAGTAAAGCTGATATTGTTGTAACGACGATGAACCGTTCTGATTCAAATGCTGCTGGATTAACGAAGACATCCTCTAATTCATTGACAAGAAGATTTATGCATGCGACGGTGTACTTAAATACATATTATTTAACTGATCCAAGTTATGGCTATAGTCAGGAACGAATTGTTAATACAGCCGAACACGAACTGGGCCACGCAATTGGACTCGATCATACCAATGCTGTTTCGGTAATGCAGCCTGCTGGATCATTCTATACGATCCAACCAGATGATGTGCAAGCAGTCCAAAAACTATATGCTAATAATAAATAA